CTGATAACCCAGATTAGATAAATTGCAGCCACGTGGATCATCTTCAGCTTCAAACAGATTCTTGCCTGTTACCTTATCCGCAAGCGACATATTGAAATGCGCGCCACTGCCGGCTCGGTCGCCATAAGGCTTAGGCATAAAACTGGCGAAACCGCCGTGACGGCGCGCAATTTCATTCGCCATCAGTCGGAAGAACACAAAATTATCCGCCATGGTGAGCGCATCGAAATATTTGAAATCAATTTCAAATTGACCAATACCATCTTCATGGTCCAGCGAATACACGTCCCAGCCAAACTGATTCATGGATTTGACCAGTTCCCGCATCCAGTCCATGTTATCCAGCAGACGCGAAACATCGTAGGCTGGTTTTTCCAGATGATTGCGTGTCGACAGCGGTGAGTAGCCGCCATCCGCGTCATCTTTCAGCACAAAAAATTCAGCTTCCATGCCCAGATTCATGCGATAACCCATGGCATCTGCCTTAGCCACTACATTTTTAAGTATGGTGCGGCTGCACGCTGAAAAAGGTTTACCTTTCGTCCATAAGTCACTGGCAAACCAGGCAATTTCTTTATCCCAAGGCAGAATTTTGCATGAAGCAGGATCGGGATGTGAGGCAACTTCCTCATCACTAACATCCTGCGGCACACCTTCCAGCGCTGCACCCGTGCATAACTCGGAACCGGACATCATGCGCTTGTAATGAGCAATCGGCACCATTTTAGACTTGGATACGCCATGGATATCCACATAGCTGGCCAGCATGAATTCCACGCCAGCAGCGGCCAATGCTTCAACGTCATAGCCAATATTGGCTGGCTGAGTAGGTATCGTCATTATTTCGTTCCCTTTCGCAACTTAAAGTAAGAACCGCATATGCAGCACGGCAACATTTATTTTGTATTCAG
The Sulfuriferula thiophila DNA segment above includes these coding regions:
- the glnT gene encoding type III glutamate--ammonia ligase — protein: MTIPTQPANIGYDVEALAAAGVEFMLASYVDIHGVSKSKMVPIAHYKRMMSGSELCTGAALEGVPQDVSDEEVASHPDPASCKILPWDKEIAWFASDLWTKGKPFSACSRTILKNVVAKADAMGYRMNLGMEAEFFVLKDDADGGYSPLSTRNHLEKPAYDVSRLLDNMDWMRELVKSMNQFGWDVYSLDHEDGIGQFEIDFKYFDALTMADNFVFFRLMANEIARRHGGFASFMPKPYGDRAGSGAHFNMSLADKVTGKNLFEAEDDPRGCNLSNLGYQFMAGVLKHLPAICAVVAPTVNSYKRLVLRGSMSGFTWAPVFACYGDNNRTNTLRIPKGGGRIELRAADSACNPYLGAAMVLAAGLEGIEQQLDPGEPHTENMYLKTPQELDAMGVKMLPQSLKEAIDMFKQDELSKAVFGESMFTTWIDYKSEEWIRYNNHVSDWEKARYLKLF